From Candidatus Aenigmatarchaeota archaeon, the proteins below share one genomic window:
- a CDS encoding ribonuclease P — MKRKRGIKPQWQIEIAKERIEILFNLAKENIKNHPERSRRYIQLARKIGMRYNIRLSKEKKVLFCKKCNSLLAEGNYEELEKKIPKIKLIKCLNCGEVKKIPK; from the coding sequence ATGAAAAGAAAAAGGGGGATAAAACCTCAATGGCAAATAGAAATAGCCAAGGAAAGAATAGAAATACTCTTCAATTTAGCAAAGGAAAATATAAAAAATCATCCGGAAAGATCCAGGAGATATATACAACTAGCGAGAAAGATAGGGATGAGATACAATATAAGACTAAGTAAGGAAAAGAAGGTTTTATTTTGCAAGAAATGTAACTCCTTATTAGCAGAAGGTAATTATGAAGAACTAGAAAAAAAGATACCAAAAATTAAATTAATTAAATGTCTAAATTGTGGTGAAGTGAAGAAAATACCTAAATAA
- a CDS encoding 30S ribosomal protein S19e has product MEKEIVKEVDVDKFINLAKEELKKIKEISPPEWAKYSKTGSHRKYPPHLEDWWYIRAASILRKIQLRQPLGVSRLRTYYGGRKERGHKPERFRRAGGSNIRKILQQLEKAGFVTTKKDGLKRGRILTEKGQQFIRKIASEAKK; this is encoded by the coding sequence ATGGAAAAAGAAATTGTAAAGGAAGTTGATGTTGATAAATTTATAAATTTGGCCAAGGAAGAACTAAAAAAGATCAAGGAAATTAGCCCCCCTGAATGGGCAAAATACTCAAAAACAGGTTCACACAGAAAATATCCTCCCCATCTTGAAGACTGGTGGTATATTAGAGCAGCATCAATACTAAGAAAAATCCAATTAAGACAACCTTTAGGAGTATCGAGATTAAGGACATATTATGGGGGAAGAAAGGAAAGAGGACATAAACCTGAAAGATTTAGGAGAGCCGGGGGATCAAATATAAGAAAAATCCTTCAGCAGTTAGAAAAGGCGGGATTTGTTACAACAAAGAAGGATGGGTTAAAGAGAGGTAGAATACTAACCGAAAAAGGCCAACAATTTATTAGAAAAATAGCTTCAGAGGCTAAAAAATGA
- a CDS encoding DNA-binding protein produces the protein MTELTPEEMKQLQEFEMMKKTIIRKILTKDAIERMGRIRMVKPDLATQLELYLIQLYKEGQIRGVIDDQQLRKLLDILTSKREFRLKR, from the coding sequence ATGACGGAATTAACACCAGAAGAGATGAAACAACTTCAGGAGTTTGAAATGATGAAAAAGACTATCATTAGAAAAATTCTTACAAAGGATGCCATAGAAAGAATGGGGAGAATAAGGATGGTAAAACCGGATCTAGCCACACAATTAGAATTATATCTGATCCAATTATATAAGGAAGGGCAAATAAGAGGGGTTATAGATGATCAACAACTTAGGAAATTACTAGATATTTTAACCTCTAAAAGAGAATTCAGATTGAAGAGATGA
- a CDS encoding 50S ribosomal protein L37ae yields the protein MGRTKKVGTTGRFGPRYGRKAKVLLLEIEKKQKQRHQCPVCKKTKLKRIAAGIWECNGCGSKMTGGAYFPRIERIEEKVGENK from the coding sequence ATGGGTAGGACAAAAAAAGTGGGAACAACTGGTAGATTTGGCCCAAGATATGGAAGAAAGGCAAAAGTATTATTATTAGAAATAGAAAAGAAACAAAAGCAAAGACACCAATGTCCTGTTTGTAAAAAAACAAAATTGAAAAGAATTGCTGCTGGGATCTGGGAGTGCAATGGATGTGGATCTAAAATGACCGGAGGGGCTTACTTTCCAAGGATTGAAAGAATAGAAGAAAAGGTTGGTGAAAATAAATGA
- a CDS encoding DNA-directed RNA polymerase subunit P yields MTLKCVNCGKETEKIIDRVRCPFCGFRVFVKKRPKIIKKVQAR; encoded by the coding sequence ATGACTTTAAAATGTGTGAATTGCGGGAAAGAAACCGAAAAGATAATTGATAGGGTTAGATGTCCTTTTTGTGGTTTTAGGGTTTTTGTCAAGAAAAGGCCAAAAATTATCAAAAAGGTTCAAGCAAGATAA
- a CDS encoding prefoldin subunit beta, with translation MVNLDDSNLLEQFQSYQQQYQAIIIQKEQLKMQELEINNALEEIGKSKEENVYKISGPIMIKKNREEIKKELEEKKETIELRLKSLSSAENKIVNKLKEMEGDIRKIIGN, from the coding sequence ATGGTTAATCTTGATGATTCTAATCTTTTGGAGCAGTTTCAATCTTACCAGCAGCAATATCAGGCAATAATAATTCAAAAGGAACAACTAAAAATGCAGGAACTGGAAATAAACAATGCATTGGAAGAAATTGGAAAGAGTAAAGAAGAAAATGTTTATAAAATATCTGGACCTATAATGATTAAAAAGAATAGGGAAGAAATAAAAAAGGAACTAGAGGAAAAAAAGGAAACAATAGAATTGAGATTGAAAAGTCTGTCAAGTGCTGAGAACAAAATTGTCAACAAATTAAAGGAAATGGAAGGAGATATAAGAAAAATAATTGGAAATTGA
- a CDS encoding UPF0147 family protein, with translation MKDLNPVLNLLGEVAEDRTVPRNIRSAVNEAKSYLEDKTKDMDLKISSAISILDEVINDPNIPMYTRTQIWNIVTILESLKAQK, from the coding sequence ATGAAAGATTTGAATCCTGTATTGAACCTACTCGGAGAGGTTGCGGAAGACAGAACTGTTCCAAGAAATATAAGGTCTGCTGTTAATGAGGCTAAAAGTTATTTGGAGGATAAAACAAAGGATATGGATCTAAAGATAAGTTCTGCAATATCTATCTTAGATGAAGTTATAAATGATCCAAACATACCAATGTATACAAGGACACAGATATGGAATATAGTTACAATACTTGAAAGTTTAAAAGCTCAAAAATAA
- a CDS encoding cell division protein SepF has protein sequence MVLGLFRKNEEPENLEDNFIEVDHTSEGGQKIQVRIEELEDYKDVDFVQKLVREGNIVFLKIRSLRENNIGELKRAIQKLKKGAEAMNGDIVGVDDNFLVLTPQFARVYRQSPEDVRRQEF, from the coding sequence ATGGTTTTAGGATTATTTAGGAAGAATGAAGAACCTGAAAATCTTGAGGACAATTTTATCGAAGTTGACCATACATCTGAAGGTGGACAAAAAATTCAAGTGAGAATAGAGGAACTTGAAGATTACAAGGATGTTGATTTTGTTCAAAAGCTTGTGAGAGAAGGAAACATAGTCTTCCTTAAAATTAGAAGTTTGAGGGAAAATAATATAGGGGAACTCAAGAGAGCCATCCAGAAATTGAAGAAAGGGGCAGAAGCCATGAATGGGGATATAGTTGGTGTTGATGATAATTTCCTTGTATTAACACCTCAGTTTGCAAGAGTTTACAGACAATCACCTGAGGATGTGAGAAGGCAGGAATTTTGA
- a CDS encoding 7-cyano-7-deazaguanine synthase — protein MKKIVSLISGGIDSPVAAYMVGRFGDEIVPIYFDNYPFSSENNKMKAKEAVERLKKHVKIDELMVIPHGEYLLEVANKCKRKYTCVLCRRQMFRVAEKVCKKIGGEGIITGEFLGSKASQTLKNMEVISQAVSIPIIRPLLGLDKEEIQEIGRKIGTFGEGISHAGCCAMVPKRPCTKADLEKILEEEKKVEKVFFN, from the coding sequence ATGAAAAAAATAGTTTCATTAATATCAGGGGGTATAGATAGCCCTGTTGCTGCATATATGGTAGGTAGATTTGGGGATGAAATAGTACCCATTTATTTTGACAATTATCCCTTTTCAAGTGAAAACAACAAAATGAAGGCGAAAGAAGCAGTTGAAAGATTGAAAAAACACGTAAAAATAGATGAATTGATGGTAATTCCACATGGGGAATATCTACTAGAAGTTGCAAATAAATGTAAGAGAAAATATACTTGTGTCCTTTGCAGGAGACAGATGTTTAGGGTTGCTGAAAAAGTCTGTAAAAAAATAGGGGGAGAGGGAATAATAACGGGTGAATTTTTGGGATCAAAAGCCTCGCAAACACTGAAAAATATGGAGGTTATATCACAGGCTGTAAGCATACCTATAATAAGACCTTTATTGGGATTAGACAAGGAGGAAATACAGGAAATAGGAAGAAAAATAGGAACTTTTGGGGAAGGAATTTCACATGCGGGTTGCTGTGCAATGGTACCTAAGAGGCCGTGTACAAAGGCTGATTTGGAAAAGATACTTGAAGAGGAGAAAAAGGTAGAAAAAGTTTTTTTCAATTGA
- the serS gene encoding serine--tRNA ligase, translating into MLDIKLIREKPELVRENLKRRLDPSVLENFEKVLKIDKEWRKVIQELNELRKRKNEINFEIIRLKKEGKDIREIVREMHELPDKIKELENKESQLKEELDSSLMRLPNLLDDSVPFGKDEKDNVEIRRWGKPTDFKFKPKNHVEILTKLGIFDGERGAKVAGNGFFYNKEELALLDMVLQKFAIDFLRKRGYKLINPPYLMRRKPYEGVTDLSDFENVMYKIEGEDLYLIATSEHPIAAMFMDEVIDKKDLPLKFCGISPCFRKEVGSHGKYTKGLFRMHQFHKVEQFIFCLPEDSWKYHEELQKNTEGILKMLGLSHRVVNVCTGDIGTVAAKKYDTEIWMSDGEYREVASNSNCTDYQARRLNIKYREVEGQPPKGFVHTLNSTGLATSRVMIAIIEQNQQEDGSVVIPEVLRDYMDGVEKLEIRD; encoded by the coding sequence ATGTTGGACATAAAACTAATAAGGGAGAAACCTGAATTAGTAAGAGAAAATCTAAAAAGGAGATTAGACCCATCAGTTCTCGAAAATTTTGAGAAAGTATTAAAAATTGACAAGGAATGGAGAAAAGTTATCCAAGAACTGAATGAATTAAGAAAAAGGAAGAATGAGATAAACTTTGAGATAATAAGATTAAAAAAAGAGGGTAAGGATATAAGAGAAATAGTCAGAGAGATGCATGAACTTCCAGACAAAATAAAGGAATTGGAAAACAAGGAATCCCAATTGAAGGAAGAATTGGATTCATCCCTGATGAGACTCCCAAATTTATTGGATGATTCTGTTCCATTTGGTAAAGATGAAAAGGACAATGTTGAAATAAGGAGATGGGGGAAACCAACAGATTTTAAATTTAAACCAAAAAATCATGTTGAAATACTTACAAAATTGGGGATTTTTGATGGAGAAAGGGGAGCAAAGGTTGCTGGAAATGGTTTTTTTTACAATAAGGAGGAATTGGCACTTCTTGACATGGTTCTTCAGAAATTTGCTATAGATTTCTTGAGGAAGAGGGGTTATAAACTTATAAATCCCCCCTATCTGATGAGGAGAAAACCATATGAGGGGGTGACAGATCTTTCAGATTTTGAAAATGTCATGTATAAAATAGAAGGGGAAGATCTATATCTGATAGCCACGAGTGAACACCCAATAGCAGCCATGTTCATGGATGAAGTAATAGACAAGAAAGACCTTCCTTTAAAGTTTTGTGGAATCAGCCCGTGCTTTAGAAAAGAGGTTGGGTCCCATGGAAAATATACAAAGGGTCTTTTCAGGATGCATCAGTTCCATAAAGTTGAGCAATTTATCTTTTGTCTTCCAGAAGATTCCTGGAAATACCATGAAGAGCTCCAAAAAAACACAGAAGGGATACTAAAAATGTTGGGTTTAAGTCATAGAGTAGTAAATGTTTGTACAGGGGATATAGGGACCGTGGCTGCCAAAAAATATGATACCGAGATATGGATGTCGGATGGGGAATACAGGGAGGTTGCTTCCAACTCAAATTGCACAGATTACCAGGCAAGAAGACTTAATATAAAATATAGGGAGGTTGAAGGACAGCCCCCCAAAGGTTTTGTGCATACATTGAATAGTACCGGTCTGGCAACAAGTAGGGTTATGATAGCAATAATAGAACAAAATCAGCAGGAAGATGGATCTGTTGTTATCCCAGAAGTCTTAAGGGATTATATGGATGGAGTTGAGAAATTGGAAATTAGGGATTAA
- the scpB gene encoding SMC-Scp complex subunit ScpB encodes MSEKKALIEAALFMSPDPISLNTLEKITGITSKRELESILQELKKEYEVDTRGIELAITPEGYHLKVKEKFSNMVAPLTPHTDLSGGALRTLALVALRQPIAQSQIIKIQGNKAYGYIEKLEKKGLIVSEKASRTKVLKTTKEFERYFGKSLKDIQENLKAVFESEANIKPGTEGNYGEIKAEDFTGENK; translated from the coding sequence ATGTCAGAGAAAAAGGCCTTGATAGAGGCTGCACTTTTTATGTCTCCGGACCCCATTAGTCTAAATACTTTAGAAAAGATTACAGGAATAACCTCAAAAAGGGAATTGGAATCAATTCTACAAGAATTAAAAAAAGAGTATGAGGTTGATACAAGAGGAATAGAGCTCGCGATCACCCCAGAAGGTTATCACTTGAAAGTCAAGGAAAAATTTTCAAACATGGTTGCTCCATTGACACCACACACAGACCTATCTGGAGGTGCCCTAAGGACACTCGCCTTGGTTGCCCTAAGGCAGCCAATAGCTCAGTCCCAGATAATAAAAATCCAGGGAAACAAGGCTTATGGATATATAGAAAAACTAGAAAAAAAAGGACTTATAGTATCAGAAAAGGCTAGTAGAACCAAGGTCTTGAAGACCACAAAAGAATTTGAAAGATATTTTGGCAAAAGTTTAAAAGATATACAGGAAAATTTAAAAGCGGTGTTTGAAAGTGAGGCAAATATCAAGCCTGGAACTGAAGGTAATTACGGAGAAATTAAGGCAGAAGATTTTACAGGGGAAAATAAATAA
- a CDS encoding NFACT family protein, with the protein MRQISSLELKVITEKLRQKILQGKINKVKGVKDSVIFEIQKEEKFSLVIVPGKSIFLTTTKYQSEGVSGFFELLRKNLVGEKIEDINQHEFDRIIYIETSNYILFAEFFGNGNLILTKKPEKTIIKAIEMRSWSSREIKPGLTYKYPPSNINPFKVKINDLKKLIKEKEIVKILAKAFGFGGEFAEKICERFGVDKNSRDEKDLERIVSGIEKIENLFPEFENINQMIEKDFEIHLKEDKSLEETAKKIEGIKEAQKRKLEELVKLENTYRIYAESIYDNYPIFDNKLTRLRELQLQKISKEEIEKRIGVEFLPEGTKVLIKNVPIDYKKTLEENADEYYKLAKKMRVKMEGLEKAMNELGLNSPKKSIKMESVPKRKEWFENFRWFISSDGLLVVSGRDARTNEKLIRKHMKEGDLVFHTDITGSPFTLVKGGKNLIPEETIKEAAEFCGAYSKAWKIGISFVDVYYVKPEQVKKEGGLPQGSFMIYGKREWIRQIPVKISIGLKDGEIVSGPPSMVKNFCKNYIEIKPGDKDAKALHELIKKKIPIGLEELQKILPYGKGDLV; encoded by the coding sequence GTGAGGCAAATATCAAGCCTGGAACTGAAGGTAATTACGGAGAAATTAAGGCAGAAGATTTTACAGGGGAAAATAAATAAAGTAAAAGGAGTTAAGGACTCAGTTATATTTGAAATCCAAAAAGAAGAAAAGTTTTCTTTGGTGATAGTTCCAGGAAAATCCATATTTCTTACAACAACCAAATATCAAAGTGAAGGTGTCAGTGGTTTTTTTGAATTACTTAGAAAAAATCTGGTTGGTGAAAAAATAGAAGATATAAACCAGCATGAGTTTGATAGAATTATCTATATAGAAACAAGTAACTATATCCTATTTGCAGAGTTTTTTGGTAATGGGAACCTAATTTTAACCAAAAAACCAGAAAAAACAATAATAAAAGCCATAGAAATGAGGTCCTGGTCTTCAAGAGAAATAAAACCTGGCTTAACTTATAAATATCCACCGTCCAACATCAATCCATTTAAAGTAAAAATTAATGACTTAAAAAAATTAATAAAGGAAAAAGAAATTGTAAAAATTCTGGCAAAAGCCTTTGGTTTTGGGGGAGAATTTGCTGAAAAGATTTGCGAAAGGTTTGGGGTAGACAAAAATTCAAGGGATGAGAAGGATTTGGAAAGGATCGTCTCTGGGATTGAAAAAATAGAAAATCTATTCCCAGAATTTGAGAATATAAACCAGATGATTGAAAAGGATTTTGAAATCCATCTAAAAGAGGATAAATCTTTAGAAGAAACTGCAAAAAAAATTGAGGGAATAAAAGAGGCTCAAAAAAGAAAACTTGAAGAATTAGTAAAGCTTGAAAACACTTACAGAATATATGCAGAGTCAATTTATGACAACTATCCTATATTTGACAACAAACTGACAAGACTAAGGGAACTACAGCTCCAAAAAATATCAAAAGAAGAAATAGAAAAGAGAATTGGTGTTGAATTTCTCCCAGAAGGAACAAAAGTCCTGATTAAAAATGTCCCAATAGATTACAAAAAAACTTTGGAAGAAAATGCTGACGAGTACTACAAGCTTGCAAAAAAGATGAGAGTAAAGATGGAGGGTCTGGAAAAAGCCATGAATGAACTTGGTTTAAATTCACCCAAAAAAAGTATAAAAATGGAAAGTGTTCCCAAAAGGAAAGAGTGGTTTGAGAATTTTAGGTGGTTTATTTCTTCTGATGGTCTCCTTGTTGTCTCAGGAAGGGATGCAAGAACAAATGAAAAGTTGATAAGAAAACATATGAAAGAAGGGGATCTTGTATTCCACACTGACATAACTGGTTCTCCATTTACATTAGTAAAAGGGGGTAAAAATTTGATACCAGAAGAAACAATTAAAGAGGCGGCAGAATTCTGTGGAGCCTATTCAAAAGCATGGAAGATAGGAATATCTTTTGTTGATGTTTACTATGTAAAACCCGAGCAGGTAAAAAAGGAAGGTGGTTTACCACAAGGGAGTTTCATGATTTATGGGAAGAGGGAATGGATAAGGCAAATTCCAGTCAAGATATCAATAGGTTTGAAAGATGGGGAAATAGTAAGTGGGCCACCAAGCATGGTCAAGAATTTTTGTAAGAATTATATTGAAATAAAGCCTGGAGATAAAGATGCGAAGGCCCTTCATGAATTAATAAAGAAAAAAATACCAATAGGTCTTGAAGAACTCCAGAAAATTTTACCCTATGGTAAAGGAGATTTGGTTTAG
- a CDS encoding dihydrofolate reductase — translation MEIIIIAAVARNGVIGKDGKLPWHIPEDLEHFKRLTEGYPCIMGINTYHSLPIKPLPGRENIVLTSKDIKIPGATVKHSLEEALEYCKDREKVFICGGGSVYRQAMELADTIELTLIDKDYEGDTYFPEIDKKKWKLVNRIDRNGFSFLTYSKKN, via the coding sequence ATGGAGATAATAATAATAGCAGCAGTGGCAAGGAATGGGGTGATAGGAAAGGATGGAAAATTACCTTGGCATATCCCCGAGGACCTCGAGCACTTCAAGAGACTTACAGAAGGATACCCATGTATAATGGGAATAAACACATACCACTCTCTTCCCATTAAACCATTGCCTGGAAGAGAAAACATAGTTCTTACTTCAAAGGACATAAAAATACCTGGTGCAACAGTTAAACATTCCCTAGAGGAGGCTTTAGAATATTGTAAAGACAGAGAAAAGGTTTTTATATGTGGAGGGGGTAGTGTTTACCGACAAGCAATGGAACTCGCAGATACAATAGAATTGACACTTATAGATAAGGATTATGAAGGGGATACTTATTTTCCAGAAATTGATAAGAAAAAATGGAAATTAGTTAATAGGATAGATAGAAATGGATTTTCCTTTTTAACCTATTCAAAGAAAAACTAA
- the thyA gene encoding thymidylate synthase: protein MKAYLDIVKKILENGTLKHNRTGIDTLSIAGVMFEHDMSEGFPLLTTKKMAFRLIASELEFFIKGITDKKWLQERNNHIWDEWCTPDKVPYSTDEQTKEKMKAERDLGPIYGWQWRNFGASYISYNKKEGKGIDQLKNLVEKLKKNPNDRRMIVTAWNPLDIDRMALPPCHYSFQVVVIDDKLNLLWNQRSVDTALGLPFNIASYGLLLHLLSLESGLKEGRLVGFLGDTHIYVNHIEGLKEQLKRKPYPLPKIKTRDFTSIFDWEYTDTEIIGYQSHPKIEFEIAV from the coding sequence ATGAAGGCTTACCTTGATATAGTCAAAAAAATTCTTGAAAATGGAACTTTGAAACACAACAGAACAGGAATCGACACTCTTTCAATAGCCGGTGTCATGTTTGAGCATGATATGTCTGAGGGTTTTCCACTTCTTACAACAAAGAAGATGGCGTTCAGATTAATAGCATCTGAACTTGAGTTTTTTATAAAAGGGATAACAGACAAAAAATGGCTTCAGGAAAGAAACAACCACATATGGGATGAGTGGTGCACACCTGATAAAGTCCCCTATTCAACAGATGAACAAACAAAGGAAAAGATGAAAGCCGAAAGAGACTTGGGACCAATTTATGGATGGCAATGGAGAAATTTTGGTGCAAGCTACATTTCCTACAATAAAAAAGAAGGAAAAGGAATAGATCAACTTAAGAATCTTGTCGAAAAACTTAAAAAGAACCCGAATGATAGGAGAATGATCGTCACAGCTTGGAACCCACTTGACATAGATAGGATGGCCCTACCTCCTTGTCATTACTCTTTCCAGGTAGTTGTGATTGATGATAAGTTGAACCTGCTTTGGAATCAAAGGTCAGTTGACACAGCCCTTGGTTTGCCATTTAATATAGCCAGTTATGGTCTTTTACTTCATTTACTATCCCTAGAGTCAGGCCTGAAAGAGGGGAGGTTAGTTGGCTTTTTGGGAGATACACACATATATGTTAATCATATAGAAGGATTGAAGGAGCAATTAAAGAGGAAACCATATCCGCTTCCTAAAATTAAAACCAGAGATTTTACTTCTATCTTTGATTGGGAATACACAGATACGGAAATTATCGGATACCAATCCCATCCAAAAATTGAGTTTGAGATAGCCGTGTGA
- the glyA gene encoding serine hydroxymethyltransferase encodes MKWFRNLFQIEKVDPEVAKLIKQEIERQENTIELIASENFVSPAVMQAQASVMTNKYAEGLPGKRYYGGCEFYDQVENLAIERVKKIFGAEHANVQPHSGTQANFGVYFSILDVGDKILSMELSHGGHLSHGSPVNLSGKLYRVYFYGVDEKTEMIDYDEVLKIAKEVKPKLIVCGASAYPRTIDFKEFRYIADKVGAYLMADIAHIAGLIAAGLHPSPFPYADFVTTTTQKTLRGPRGGVIMCKKEYAEKIDKAIFPGTQGGPLMNTIAAKAVAFRETMTPQFKKYQQQIVKNAKTLAEELINEGFRLVSGGTDNHLMLVDLRGTGLTGKEAQIRFEEINITLNKNAIPFDPQPLWVTSGVRLGTPAITTRGMKESEMKEIANIFSIFVKSGKDDKIKEHLRGRVKELCEEFPLYY; translated from the coding sequence ATGAAATGGTTTAGAAATCTTTTTCAAATAGAAAAAGTAGATCCCGAGGTCGCCAAATTAATAAAACAGGAAATAGAGAGGCAGGAAAATACAATAGAACTTATAGCTTCAGAGAATTTTGTGAGCCCGGCGGTCATGCAGGCACAGGCAAGTGTGATGACAAACAAGTATGCTGAAGGTTTACCAGGTAAGAGATACTATGGTGGTTGTGAATTCTATGATCAAGTGGAAAATCTTGCAATAGAAAGGGTCAAGAAAATTTTTGGAGCCGAGCATGCTAATGTTCAACCACACTCAGGCACTCAGGCAAATTTTGGTGTTTATTTTTCAATCCTTGATGTAGGAGATAAAATACTTTCAATGGAATTGTCACACGGTGGTCACCTCTCTCATGGAAGTCCAGTCAACCTCTCTGGCAAACTTTACAGGGTTTATTTTTATGGTGTTGATGAGAAGACAGAGATGATAGATTATGATGAGGTTCTAAAAATAGCAAAGGAAGTTAAACCAAAGTTAATAGTTTGCGGTGCAAGCGCTTATCCGAGAACAATAGATTTCAAGGAATTCAGGTACATAGCAGACAAGGTTGGTGCCTATCTAATGGCTGACATAGCCCATATAGCTGGATTAATAGCAGCTGGCCTTCATCCCTCACCTTTTCCATATGCTGACTTTGTGACAACTACAACCCAAAAAACCCTTAGGGGGCCAAGAGGTGGAGTTATAATGTGCAAAAAGGAATATGCAGAAAAGATAGATAAAGCTATATTCCCAGGGACCCAGGGAGGTCCACTAATGAATACAATAGCAGCAAAGGCTGTGGCTTTCAGGGAGACCATGACCCCTCAGTTTAAAAAATACCAGCAACAAATAGTGAAGAATGCCAAAACTCTTGCTGAAGAACTAATCAATGAAGGTTTTAGGTTGGTATCAGGAGGGACTGACAATCATCTGATGCTTGTTGATCTAAGGGGAACTGGTTTGACAGGAAAGGAAGCTCAAATTAGGTTTGAAGAAATAAACATCACACTTAACAAAAATGCAATACCTTTTGATCCACAGCCCTTATGGGTGACTAGCGGGGTTAGGTTGGGAACACCTGCCATCACAACTCGTGGAATGAAGGAGAGTGAGATGAAAGAAATAGCTAATATATTTTCAATTTTTGTTAAATCTGGGAAGGATGATAAAATTAAGGAACACTTAAGGGGAAGAGTAAAGGAATTATGTGAAGAATTTCCATTATATTATTGA
- a CDS encoding DUF167 domain-containing protein, which produces MLIEIKVKPNSSFFKIIKSDKIVIQCRSKPEGNKANEEIIKELKKLTKREVKIVKGLKTKNKVIEIVGLSEEEFSRLIG; this is translated from the coding sequence ATGTTAATAGAAATCAAGGTAAAACCAAACTCATCTTTTTTCAAGATCATAAAATCCGATAAAATTGTAATTCAATGCAGATCAAAACCAGAAGGGAATAAAGCCAATGAGGAAATAATAAAGGAACTGAAAAAACTGACAAAAAGGGAAGTGAAAATTGTTAAAGGTTTGAAAACAAAAAATAAGGTTATCGAAATTGTTGGCCTTTCAGAAGAGGAGTTTTCAAGGTTGATTGGATGA